One genomic segment of Erpetoichthys calabaricus chromosome 7, fErpCal1.3, whole genome shotgun sequence includes these proteins:
- the LOC114654526 gene encoding alcohol dehydrogenase 1-like, protein MSTTGKVIKCKAAVAWEDGKPLTIEEVEVAPPQEHEVRIKIVATGVCHTDLHFLYTSHRKGGFPCILGHEGAGIVESVGPGVTKFKPGDKVIPVFVSQCGECKNCRSPRSNLCDNSWWSKQQYDGKTEPLGRITCKGRRIIQFEGLGTFAEYSIVYEIAVAKIDDDAPLDKVCLLGCGVSTGYGAALNSAKVQPGSTCAVFGLGAVGLAAVMGCQAAGASRIIAVDINKDKSSKAKEFGATDFVNPNDHDKPIQEVLSSLTDGGVDYSFECVGNVELMVSALEACNKSWGVSVIVGWNNTEMLSVSPVQMIGGRRWTGTVFGGWKSVESVPKLVADYMAKRIKLDEFITHTLPLEGVNDAFDLMTAGKSIRTILKM, encoded by the exons ATGTCAACCACCGGGAAG GTTATTAAATGTAAGGCTGCTGTTGCTTGGGAGGACGGGAAGCCTCTCACCATTGAAGAAGTTGAAGTAGCACCACCTCAGGAACATGAAGTCCGCATTAAG ATTGTTGCTACTGGAGTTTGCCACACAGATCTCCACTTTCTGTACACGTCTCATAGGAAGGGTGGATTCCCGTGTATTTTGGGCCACGAAGGAGCTGGTATTGTGGAGAGCGTTGGACCAGGAGTGACCAAATTCAAACCAG GTGACAAAGTGATTCCTGTGTTTGTATCGCAGTGCGGAGAATGCAAGAACTGCCGGAGTCCGAGGTCCAATCTGTGTGATAACAGCTGGTG GTCAAAGCAGCAGTACGATGGAAAAACGGAACCCCTGGGTAGAATCACCTGTAAAGGAAGGCGAATCATCCAGTTTGAGGGGCTTGGAACCTTTGCAGAGTACTCTATAGTTTATGAAATCGCAGTTGCCAAGATTGATGATGATGCACCGCTGGATAAAGTGTGCCTGCTTGGTTGTGGGGTTTCTACTGGATATGGAGCGGCGCTTAACAGTGCTAAG GTCCAGCCGGGCTCCACCTGTGCGGTGTTTGGACTCGGGGCTGTCGGCCTAGCGGCTGTCATGGGCTGCCAAGCAGCGGGAGCATCTCGGATCATCGCAGTGGACATCAACAAGGACAAGTCCAGTAAGGCTAAGGAGTTCGGAGCCACCGACTTCGTCAACCCTAACGATCACGACAAGCCCATCCAGGAAGTGCTGAGTAGTTTGACCGATGGAGGTGTTGACTACTCCTTTGAATGCGTGGGCAATGTTGAACTTATG GTCAGTGCTCTGGAGGCCTGTAATAAAAGCTGGGGTGTCAGCGTGATTGTAGGATGGAATAACACTGAAATGTTGTCAGTAAGCCCTGTCCAGATGATCGGTGGACGCAGATGGACGGGAACTGTCTTTGGAG GGTGGAAGAGCGTGGAAAGCGTTCCCAAGCTTGTGGCTGATTACATGGCAAAGAGGATCAAACTGGATGAGTTCATCACTCACACGCTGCCTTTGGAGGGAGTCAACGACGCCTTTGATTTGATGACCGCTGGGAAAAG CATTCGCACAATCCTGAAGATGTGA